One Methanohalophilus mahii DSM 5219 genomic window carries:
- a CDS encoding PH domain-containing protein, whose translation MMLENEPSERIDSRALKSWFVSGLLIGIILFSIPAAYIFLIGPAWDLPREWGWIGIALVTVFTLWSAIIAPQLRIRFWRYEIRENEVDIQNGIFIIRRTLIPMVRIQHVDTEHGPVMRFFGLATLRISTAATDHYIPALSREKAAELMGEIAALARVSDEDV comes from the coding sequence ATGATGCTTGAAAATGAACCCTCTGAGCGTATCGATTCGCGTGCATTGAAATCTTGGTTTGTAAGCGGACTCTTGATAGGTATTATCCTCTTTTCAATTCCAGCAGCATACATTTTTCTGATAGGTCCTGCGTGGGATTTGCCACGAGAGTGGGGCTGGATAGGCATAGCACTGGTGACAGTATTCACATTATGGTCGGCAATAATTGCACCCCAACTCAGGATACGTTTCTGGCGCTATGAAATAAGAGAAAATGAAGTCGACATTCAGAATGGAATTTTCATTATCAGAAGAACTCTTATTCCCATGGTCAGGATTCAGCATGTTGATACTGAACATGGTCCTGTGATGAGATTTTTCGGGCTGGCAACATTAAGGATCTCTACAGCTGCTACAGACCACTACATTCCCGCTTTATCAAGGGAAAAAGCTGCAGAGCTCATGGGAGAAATAGCAGCTCTTGCAAGAGTAAGTGATGAAGATGTCTGA